Genomic segment of Methanofollis sp.:
TCAGGGTTTTTGCGTTGATCTCGTTGTGCAGGGGGACGGTGACTGGTTTAGTACCGGTCTCGCATTGCTTCCCCATCCGAACATGGCTCCCAGTTTGTCGAAGAAAAGAATACCCGATCGATTCGAGCATTCTGATCACCTTATATCCGCTAACAACTGGCTGTTTTGGCAATAATATCAACCTTGTACTCGAACTTGATAACCGGCATATCCGAGGTTGTTTCTGCTGAAGATTCGGGCGTGGTGATGATGGTGATCAGTTCGCCTCTCTCGATCTCCTCCTCAAAATGAAGTTCAGTTGCCTCTAAGATGTTATCGATGAGAACACCGACGGTCTTCCCCTGAGTATAGATGGAGTGCTCGACTGCATGTGCGCCCCACCATCCGTCGCAGAAATACGTTTTAAACTCGACGATCATGGTTGATCACTCCGATAGATGTGACATGTGTTTGACAACGATATAAAATGATGTTTGTGTGGGTGATGCTATCTCTTCCCGTGTGAAGGGGCAGAACGGGAAACCCCCTGCGTAAGCGAGGGGTAGTTGACGGAATAGTAACTCATACACCCATTGAGGACCTCTTCAAGGGAGTGAACTACCCCCCTCAAGGGTGGGGCTTCCTGCGAGTATCCTCGGATCCTGGGGGTCTTCGGACCCGGTTTTGTCGCAAATTACCGGCGAACTGCCGATAGCCCGTCCACAGGGCATGTTGTGATAGGAACCGTATCATGATGTTGACCGCACTGGTTTGGTCTCGGTCGATGCAGTTCCCACAATCTTTCTCTCAACCAAACGAAC
This window contains:
- a CDS encoding type II toxin-antitoxin system HicA family toxin, whose protein sequence is MLESIGYSFLRQTGSHVRMGKQCETGTKPVTVPLHNEINAKTL
- a CDS encoding type II toxin-antitoxin system HicB family antitoxin — its product is MIVEFKTYFCDGWWGAHAVEHSIYTQGKTVGVLIDNILEATELHFEEEIERGELITIITTPESSAETTSDMPVIKFEYKVDIIAKTASC